In Nocardia sp. NBC_00403, the DNA window CGCGCCGAGGAATTCGACAGCCCCGCCTGCTCGCTGAGCCGCGATCGCCTGATTGGCGCCCTTCCCGCCGGGCACCATGGCGAACCCGGTGCCGAGCACGGTCTCCCCAGGAGCGGGGCGCTGCTCGGTGGTGGTGACGAGGTCCATATTGATGCTGCCAAGCACGGCGATTGCGGGCTTGCTCGGGTCGGCGGTCATACGCGCGACGGTAGTCCCAGCCCGCGCAGCTACGTGTCACATAGGGGTGCGGCGTGTGCCTCGGCACCGGCGACCCGGCCGGTGTGAGGTCCCCAGTGGGTTCAACGTGGTGGGCACGGCGTTGCCGTTCGCGCGCTACCCCGGCTTTGTATCGCCCTCTAACAAGTGGCAGCGCAGCTGTACCGGGGCCTCGAGTGGGTGAAACCGGTGCAAAACCGGGTGCGTAGGCTGTACCCATGACGTCAGGTACGACGACCGAGCAGGATACTCGCGAAGTGGTGCACGAGGCCGCGCGCAAGGCTCGCGTCGCCTCCCGTGCGCTGGCTCGTCTGACCACTGCGCAGAAGGATGCCGCGCTGCATGCCGCGGCCGATGCGCTGCTCGCCACCACAGACCGGGTGCTCGACGCCAATCTCGAAGATCTGCTGGTCGCGAAGTCGTCGGGCGTGGAGGAGTCGCTGCTGGACCGGCTGCGGCTGACCAAGGCCAGGATCGACGGCATTGCCTCCGGGCTGCGGCAGGTCGCCGGGCTGCCGGATCCGATCGGGACAGTGGTGCGTGGTTCGACGCTGCCCAACGGGCTGGAGATCCGCCAGGTGCGGGTGCCGCTCGGCGTGGTCGGCATGGTGTACGAGGCGCGGCCGAATGTCACCGTCGACGCGTTCGGGCTGGCGCTGAAGTCCGGCAATGCCGTGCTGCTGCGCGGCTCGTCCTCGGCGGCGCATTCGAACAGCGCCCTTGTCGCCGTGCTGCGGGAAGCGCTTGCCACGCAAGGCATTCCGGAAGACGCCGTGCAGCTGCTGCCCAGCGCCGACCGCTCCAGCGTGACGCACCTTATCCAGGCGCGAGGCCTGGTCGACGTGGTGATCCCGCGCGGCGGCGCCGGTCTGATCAATGCCGTGGTCCGCGACGCGACGGTGCCGACCATCGAGACCGGCACCGGCAACTGCCACGTCTACGTGCACGCCGCCGCCGACCTGGAGATGGCCGAGAACATCCTGATCAACGGCAAGACCCGCCGCCCGAGCGTGTGCAACGCCATCGAGACGGTGCTCATCGATGACGCGATCGCCACCACCGCGGTGCCACGCCTGATCGAGGCGCTGGAACGGCACGGCGTCACCGTCCACGGTGACCTGCCCGGTCTGGTGCCCGCCAACGAGAAGGACTGGGGCGAGGAGTACCTGACCCTCGACATCGCGCTGAAGGTGGTCGACGACCTGGACGCGGCCGTCGAGCACATCAACACCTGGGGCACCGGCCACACCGAAGCCATCGTCACCGGCGAGGTCGCCGCGGCCCGCGAGTTCACCAGCCGAGTCGACGCCGCCGCGGTCATGGTGAACGCGTCCACCGCGTTCACCGACGGCGAGCAGTTCGGCTTCGGCGCGGAGATCGGCATCTCCACCCAGAAGCTGCATGCCCGCGGCCCGATGGCGTTGCCGGAACTGACCTCCACCAAGTGGATCGTGTGGGGCGACGGCCAGATCCGGCCGGTTTAGAGCTCTGGTAGATAAGGAGTGCGGCGGCTCGTTCCGCGCACCCGAGGAAGGACAACCCGTGGCGGAAGTACCGCAGCAGCCGATTTTCACGTCGGTCGACGATGTGATCGAACGGCTCGCGACCACCGGCTACTTGGCCGACAAGGCCACCGCCACTTCGGTTTTCCTGGCCGACCGGCTCGGCAAGCCGCTGTTGATCGAGGGTCCGGCCGGTGTCGGAAAGACCGAGCTGGCCAGGGCGGTCGCGCAGACCGCAGGCGCCGAATTGGTGCGCCTGCAGTGCTATGAGGGTGTCGACGAGGCCCGCGCACTGTACGAGTGGAACCACGCCAAGCAGATTTTGCGCATCCAGGCCTCCAGCGAAAACGACTGGGAAGAAACGAAAGCCGACGTCTTCACCGAGG includes these proteins:
- a CDS encoding glutamate-5-semialdehyde dehydrogenase, with protein sequence MTSGTTTEQDTREVVHEAARKARVASRALARLTTAQKDAALHAAADALLATTDRVLDANLEDLLVAKSSGVEESLLDRLRLTKARIDGIASGLRQVAGLPDPIGTVVRGSTLPNGLEIRQVRVPLGVVGMVYEARPNVTVDAFGLALKSGNAVLLRGSSSAAHSNSALVAVLREALATQGIPEDAVQLLPSADRSSVTHLIQARGLVDVVIPRGGAGLINAVVRDATVPTIETGTGNCHVYVHAAADLEMAENILINGKTRRPSVCNAIETVLIDDAIATTAVPRLIEALERHGVTVHGDLPGLVPANEKDWGEEYLTLDIALKVVDDLDAAVEHINTWGTGHTEAIVTGEVAAAREFTSRVDAAAVMVNASTAFTDGEQFGFGAEIGISTQKLHARGPMALPELTSTKWIVWGDGQIRPV